The Glycine soja cultivar W05 chromosome 19, ASM419377v2, whole genome shotgun sequence genomic sequence CCAAACAATGATTGTCCCAAGACATAGAATGTCAGGACACAATTTTCCAAATTAGTACACTATTGTGTCCATAATTTTGACGGGTAAGTGCTACTCCCACGTCCATCCAATAACATGAGATCTAGATTCTAGTTTAGCACAACTATTGAAGATAATAACGCCATATAAGTGCTAGTTTTGTATGGGACACTTAAAGCTGTAGTAGTAACATTGATCCCTCATGTTTATAAGAGGAAAAAAGTTCACTTGTTTCCATAAGAGCATGCTTACTTGCGTTTTGGtcgtttttttttactatgcaTACACCATCAACATTACATAAACCAAGGAACTGAACTAGTAATTGATAACGCATAGAAGTGAACATGGCGATCAAAGAAGATGTGGAGGGTGGCACACAGAACGGAATCAGAGAGCCAGCCACTTGTGGAGGAACAGAACCACCATGCAAGCAAAGGGCATCCATGGATGGTTTACTTTAGTACATTTGTTGCAGTTTGTGGTTCTTATGAATTTGGGGCTAGTGTAAGTGTTTAGTTTGTAGTTGAACTTTGTGTAACATAAGTACCTAACATTCCCCATTCCCAGTAAAGAGGATGTTGTACAGTTGAAATCCAAAATAGAAGCACTTATTGGGACCTTTTGTACTAGACTAAGATAAGCACGAGAAGAGAcgcaaattaattaattaaacatatacaaaatgaaaatttacaCTTATAAAACCTGATCTGATCTCTGTTATCAGAATCAGCAAGGCTTATTTTTACCAAAGAGGCATAAAACTTACTCAAATATTACCATTGGTTACAGATATTTCCTGTCAATATTAAAGGGCTGGCAGGAAGTGTGGCCACATTAACGAACTGGTTTGTTGCATGGTTATGCTCCCATACTTTCAACTTCCTCATGAGCTGGTAAATAAATACAAGTCATGTTTTTCAGTTTTATCTCAATTAATGGTGTAATGATCATCATCATTATACGATAATTGGTTTACCACTTGGGAATAATCGTAAAGATTGAAGTTGAGGAAACATGTATAACTAGTAAATTTACTTGTGTACGATTTGCAGGTACCTTCATCTTTTATGCAGCAATTAATGCACTggctatattatttataattgttgCTGTGCCAGAAACCAAGGGTAAAAGCTAGGAACAATTACAAGCAGCCATTAACTCATAGGAAGCAGGAGTTTTGTGATTTGCAGAACAATGTACggtggaaaaagaaagaaaaaaccaaGGCAGTTTGATGATTAAATCATCACTAGCCACATTATTTGTCGTAGGTTTGCTTGTGTACtgttgattgaattttttttctcaaggttTATAATTTACATTGGTTGTCTTAATGTCAATAATTCATGAAATGTACtccagtcattaatttaaaatttgcagTTGCATTTTAGCTccgtaaagagaaaaaaaatactagcattaaaaaaataagagattaaGAGGTCAAATTTATTGCAATGATATGGCTTACAAGTAGTTAATTTACAAGGCTAACCACCACAACAATTAATGtagaatgcttttttttttcttccttatagCAGTTTGATAAAGAATATCAAGCTTCCCTAAATGAAATGCTTATTAACCTCTTGAAAACATGCATAAACTTGTCATCCAAAcaactaatttttcaattactCGTATCATTATGTAATCGGATTGAAATCGATAATTCTCAGTAGACAGAGGATGGGGATAGAGTTATTGGTAGAAATTCATACCATTCACGTATTACATATTATTAACCATCGAATGTTAGTGTCACAATGGGCATTTTGAGCAAAAAGTGTGGGTGCTTTTAGGCTTGAAGTGTTGAAGTGTGAATGCCCATGAACATTTCGATTCCTATCCTAGCATTAAATTCATGCAAGTttctatcctattattttttcttacttctTAAGCCTTGTGAAGTGTGTCACTGggaacaaagtaaaaaaaaacatgtttaggCGTATAGAAAGTAACTTGTTGGGACTATTGATTTTGGGTGTTTTGGCAGAATACCAAATTCTACGGTCTTTACTTCATATTTGCTAATCTGGTTTGGGAAAAAGTCTTACATGGAAAATGGTATGTAACTCTCTTAGTTCTTAGACATCATGTCTAGTTACTATGTGAGCTTTTCTTCTCCACTTTGTTCTCTCTTCCATGCATTCTATCATACACACTCATTTAGTATTATCTTAGATATCATTTGTACTTATTCTATAAGAACTTGAAATGACTAATCTTTTCTTTATTCTCTAAACCCCATCCATAGTACTGGTGAGCTCACAAAACTCATGTCTTCTCCTTTGGTTTAAATAAGGGCATAGTAGATGAGAAGGAACAATGTGAAGAGTAAGGTACCCATTGTTGGTGGTAAGGGGAAATTAGGCCAATGTTTACATGTCCATGAAATtcactttttctttaaagagagttatttttcttctttttttcagttaattttaaGTACTAATTAAAGAGACACCATGTTATAGTTTCAGTCTTCAGATACTAAAATTGtggtttattataattaatgccaagatgtttttttattgacaaatgttaatttgttagtttattAGTTTTGTTTGAAATATCAATTGGGAAATTCGAACTCGCGACCTCTCTTCCcttccttctcccttcaccCATCCCTAACTACTGCCGAGATGTAATtcactttaatttaattcatgttGACTAGACTGTTCACTTGTCATATGGAGTGTACTGCATGGGCATTTCTGATAAGAACTTAGCCGCTGGATTAACGTGAATGACATACTACAGTCTCATGGACTCTTTAATTTCGTTAATTCTGAAAACTAAAGTTATAATGCATCACAATTTCAGAGAGGTAAGTTTACTTAATTTTGAGATATTTCAACGGGGATACTGACGTGGAAACGCAAAACTTTATTAGAGTTTAAACTATCACTTGCCAAACCTTAATTCACAATCATGTCGCATCAACACTTGTCATGAATTGATATTGAGACATTTCATTTTTACCTCTCATGAACGGATTGAGTTCATTAGGTAAGTCATAGCGTCTTTTCACAGTCACCAAGCCTTGGAGATAAATAGGAAGTTGAAGACGCTCACGCAATTATTGTGGCAAGAGAGAAACATCTTCAAGATATAactttccaatttttttataatgaactttgTACATTGTTGTGTCCATAAGTTCGATCTGTAAGTGCAACTTCCACGTCCATCCAAAAACATGAGATCTAGATTGAGTAGTTTAAGATAATACTGCCATATTAGTGCCAGCTTTGTGTGGTGTACTACTTgctgtaaatatatatatatatatatatatatatatatatatatatatatatatatatatatatatatcccgcATTTCCATAACAGCATGCTTACTTGCATTTTCCCCCCTATACATACACCATCAATATTATATATTCCAAGGAACTAGTGATTGATTACGCATTGAAGCGAACATGGCGATCAAAGAAGATGTGGAGGAAGGCATGCAGAAAGGAGTCAGAGAGCCACTGGTGGTCCGTGCAAGCAAAGGGCATCCATGGATGGTTTACTTTACTACATTCGTTGCAGTGTGTGGTTCTTATGAATTTGGAGCTTGTGTAAGTGTTTAGTGTATAGTTGAACTTTGTGTAACACAAACAACATTCCTTATTCCCAGTAAAGAGGGTGTTGTAAAGTTGAAATCCACAAAAACAAGCACTTTTTGTGGCCTGCTGTACaagacaaatgaaaaaaaaatctgagaACACTCAGAAATCAGAACAGAAATATGCTAGTTTAATTGACTTGTATGTTTCTCTGTGGAATGATTATTTGTGCGTTTTCAGGCGGGATATTCATCTCCCACTCAAGATGCTATCAGGAAGGATTTTAGTCTGTCTTTGGCAGAGGTAAGTCAGTTGTTATTCACCCTTTAGGATCAGTGAAATCATgggaaataaattgaaaatgctCAATAGACAGTTGAACCTTGGCAGCTAGTCTTTCATTAAACTTAAAGATGACCAAGGATCGATAAGAATAAGGAAAGCTTagcaagaaattaataaaattttctgaAAGTATAAGTCTCAGCTGATTATAACTTAAAAACATGCTAGTGATCTAAAATCTGAAATCTTTCACAGAAAGATTGATTGGCTTCAAAGAAATTGTTTGGGAAATTCTTTAGTTGCAAACTAGAAACTTGTTATTGTTATGTACACATATAACATATACCCTTTACTTAATGGATTTTGATGCCTGTGCTTGCAAACTATCCCGGattttatctaattttcttttcctttttgtgtaTTGATTGTATGCAGTACTCCTTGTTTGGATCCATCTTGACTTTTGGTGCAATGGTTGGCGCAATAACAAGTGGGCCTATAGCCGATTTTATTGGACGGAAAGGGGTAAATTCAGAGAAATTATGATGCTTGTTTGGGATTaactagttaattatttttatttggggTATCCAATGTGTGAAAAGGTTGATTTTGGATTATATACAGGCAATGAGAGTGTCAAGTGCTTTCTGTGTCGCAGGGTGGCTAGTTATTTACTTTGCTGAGGTTCTTACCACAACTTGTACCATGTTTTTGCCATAACTGTTCTCCATGGATTATAAGCCAACaagacttttttcttcttcttttatacaGGGCCCAGTGTATTTGGACATTGGGAGGCTATCAACAGGATATGGAATGGGAGTTTTTTCATATGTGGTTGGTTATAGTTCTACTCTCCAAAAAACCACCTGATgctcaaaattttgtttaagaCACTTACATGTTCAAATTATTAAACCTTTACCATATATGTGATGGATTGTACAAGGTTCCTGTCTTTGTAGCAGAAATTGCACCAAAAGAACTTCGAGGGACCCTGACTACCTTAAATCAGGTAGATTTATTAAACAATGATTGTAACTTTGGAATCATTGGAGTCCGTATATATGTGCGTGTGCATGTCTTCGTAGCAAACTGATTGAATCTGTACTATACAGTAGCAACAAAGTTAACAAAGACCTCtaagttttgttttcatttccCTTTGCAGTTCATGATCACGGCTGCGGTGTCAGTGTCATTCACAATTGGAAACGTGTTTTCATGGAGGGTTTTAGCTATAATTGGTGAGTCTTATAGGCACTCAGAACagaaaatttatgaaattagaAATTTAATAATACTTTGCTAGAGTACTTACCAGGTAAGTGTGTATTGCAGGCCTCATTCCCACTGCTGTATTGCTTTTGGGTCTGTTTTTCATTCCGGAGTCTCCTAGATGGCTGgtaagaaattaatttacatGTTCATGTGCTTGTAAGAGGACACTATGCAGCAGTTTTCATAACATCAAGAGTACAAACCAAACAATGGTTGTAGGCAAAGAGAGGACGTGAAAAAGATTTTGTGGCAGCACTGCAAATACTTCGTGGCAACGATGCTGATATATCTGAGGAGGCAGAGGAAATTCAGGTTCCTATACTGTTAAATTTAGATATAATTCTGTGACTTTGTTTTGAAGCGCAATGTTATTAAAGACAAAGCATCTGTGATTAAGTGGGTGTATCTGTCACTGCTACACAGGATTATATAACTACTTTGGAGCGGCTCCCAAAATCCAGGCTGCTGGAATTGTTTCATAGAAGATATTTGCGCTCAGTCACTGTAACTATACTTCCCTCTGTTCCAAAATTTGATTGAAAgctgctttctttttcctttcagaTAATGCCACTAAAATATCACCGACTTTCTTTAAGAGCATCTTTAGTGCAGGATCTTGGAGTGGGTTCTTGCCAAGATCCAGTAGTAGAGACAGACCGTGCCCTAAAGATGCTCTAAGGATGTTTTTGGTTGACTAGGTATAGGGGCAAAAAAAAGGAGtaaaaagtcattttcaaccaagaaagaagatgatggaaGTTTATTTTCTaccttgtgtgtgtgtgtgtgtttgttttttttttttattaagcaaATTTGAAGCGACtttcattcaaaattttcatctttccaTTTTTCATGAACCTAAGCAAGTGCACCGTAAAGGCCAGCtgataactaatttttatatatcaatGACCAGATTGGAATAGGCCTTATGGTCTGCCAGCAGTTTGGGGGAATCAATGGAATTTGCTTTTATACCAGCAGTATTTTTGAACTAGCAGGTACTTATGAGAATCTGTTGTTTAACTTCATTCACATTTGTACTCCAACAGAATCATTGTAATCATAACAATGCATTTGGTTCAAAGTCTGCTTTCCAAGTCTATGACAGCATCATAGTGTCTTCCACGTCACCATTTCCATATAACCTATACCTCACAGCCACACTTACCCTTGAAGTATGTTCAAAAGTTGAATAAACTTCATGAagcattcaaatttttattttttagcaatGAATATTTGTGGATCTTATGTCAGGATTTTCTCCGACCATCGGGACTATTACATATGCCTGCCTTCAGGTTCTTAATTTCAACTAGATCACTAGTTCTTGTAAAATCCGATATTTGTTTTCTCCATACCAACTGatcatgattttttcttttgcagATTGTGATCACAGGTCTTGGAGCAGCCTTAATAGATAAAGCTGGCAGGAAGCCCCTTCTTCTAGTAAATTCAAAGCACAAAACAGTTTATCTTCAAAGTTTCATTAGTTTATGAAGATCCCTTTCGTAATATTCTTATTGTTCtttcttggtttcattgtaGTTATCCGGATCGGGATTGGTCGCAGGATGCACATTTGTAGCAGTTGCATTCTATCTCAAGGCACATCCTAACTGTGAACCCTATAGTTTCCGGTTTTTAATCCTGATAATTATGTGAAAGTGATATCCTTATGTGAAATAGGTTCACGAGGTTGGTGTTGAGGCAGTCCCAGCACTTGCCGTAACTGGCATACTGGTATGACCATACTATTTCATTCTCAATGCTATATTATTGGATGGGTCTCAGAAATATGAACTCATCCTCCATGTGACATTACTCTTTCTTTTGGTGATATTAGGTCTACATAGGATCATTTTCAATAGGAATGGGAGCAATTCCTTGGGTTGTGATGTCTGAGGTACTTGCCTCCCCTCCTTTCTCTTATTTCAAGTTTTAATGCCACTAGGATAAGCACAAGAGATACAACTTAAACAGAGTATGGAATTTCTAGAATAACAATTGCCCTTAAGAACTAACAAATGTTGATCACCCCCCAATAAAtgtaattacttttatttttctggaTTTGGGGACAAGATATTTGTGCATGTTAATATGCCAAACTCAGCATGCAAATTCTCCACTTATAAAACCTGATATCTATTATCGGAATCTGGCAATCAGCAAGACTTACTCAAATACTACCTTTGGTTACAGATATTTCCTGTCAATATTAAAGGGCTGGCAGGAAGTGTGGCCACATTAGTGAACTGGTTTGGTGCATGGTTATGTTCCTATACTTTCAACTTCTTCATGAGCTGGAGCTCCTATGgtaaacaaatacaagtcatggctttcagttttattttatttaaaggtgTAACAATCACCACTATTATATGTTAATTGGTTTACCACTTGGGAATAATAGTAGAAGATTGAAGTTCAGTAATGTACAGCCAGTAAATTCACTTGTGTATGGTTTGCAGGTACCTTCATCCTTTATGCAGCAATTAATGCACTGGCTATATTGTTTATAATTGTTGCGGTGCCAGAAACCAAGGGGAAAAGCTTGGAACAATTACAAGCAGACATTAACTCATAGGAAGCAGGAGTTTTGTAATTTGCAGAACAATGGAcagtggaaaaagaaaaagaaaaaactgacAGCAGTTTCGTGATTGAATCATCACTATCCTTATTATTTGTCGTAGTTTTTCTTCTGTATTGATGATTAAATATGTTCTCAAGGTTTATAATTCACATCGGTTTTTCTTAATGTCAATGATTCATAAAATATACACCAGGGAGCAATGTAAAATTTGTGGTTACATTTCAGCTctgcaaagaaaagaaaaatatgttataGCATTCGAAAATCTTACATTTATTGAAATTATCTGATTTATAAGTAATTGATTTACAAGGTAAACTAAACCACCAAAACAacaaatgtaattttttcttcCTTGCAGCAGTTTGATAAAGAATATCAAAGCTTCCATAAATGTAATGTCTAGTTAACCTCTTGAAAACATGCATTAATTTGTCAGTTGTCATCCAAATAACTAATCTTTCTACTATAAGTATCTTTTTGTAATAAGATTGAAATCGACATTCCACAGAAGAGTTGAATTTCAGAGGGTGGAGATAGAGGTATAGGTAGAAATTCATTCCCTTCACTATGTATTATTAGCCATCGAATAATACTGTCACAAAGGCTAATTTTTCCAAGAGTTTGACAACTTCATGATTCCTTATGATCTTGGGTGGTTTATATTGACTAGCTGATGTTCCATTCTTAATGGCTAATTCTGATAACTGATCAAAAGCTCCAGGCCTTATGATGAATATCAGTAAGTTCCTTAGTTGACCTTTATCCCTCTGCACTTTGTATATAGCTCCCAAGCCACTCGAGAGAGAAGAGATACAACTTCTCAAAACTTTAACTGATTCCTCTAGCTTATCGTCCAGGAAATTAGATTCCTCTTGAACTTCCACAAATACCTTCAACTGCTTCGGCATTGATTCCTGGTCCAAGAAACTTGCAAACTAAACAATCTCAATTCTCATAGCACCTCTAAGTGCGAGTTGAAAATTTTCAACTGCTGAAATCAAGTCCTTCTCAGTCACAATCTCGGCAGGATTTTTAGGTGCTCTCATCACATACTCTACTAGTGGAGGTGAGTTGTAGAAACCAACAACTCTCACTATATCGCCCATACGGTATCGGTAATATCCTCGGTAAGTAGTAACAACCACTTCATACATCTTCCCAACCTCTACACTGCTATAGTCCATAGTTCCCTTGCTAACATCTTTGTCCTCTTTCATGTTAAATGGAAGAAACTCAAGTAGGCAAAAGTTGGAAGCATCACAAACCGTGTTGTCTCGGAGGGTTGCATTATGTCTAAATTTAAGACAACACAGTACTCTGAAGCAAAGTAATCTCCTCCTAAAATAGGTACCTCTCCTGCATAGTACTTGAGCTTTTGGTAGTACTGCTTCATGCTTCCAGTGGTAACATTCCTAATATAACGAATGTTTGGTCACAATCTATACACAATTCCACCCCAGTCGTTACCTTCACAAATTAACCTTATTCTATTTGCCTATTCTGGCTGAGGTCCACCAACTGTCTTAGTCACAGCTTTCCTCATTGCCCCCTCAGAAATTTCATTACATGGAAATCAATGGTCAAGATCATCACATATCCGCTCCCACTTGGACTCCAGAAAACCAAATGCTTTAATCAAGCCTATGGCATAAGGGGTTGTAATTCCATCTATAAGGTCAAGATTCCTAAGGCCATATAGAAGGTGGCAGTACATTTGATGCTCAACATGAGTTCCAAGAATCACTTCTAGGGGACTGGAAAAGGTTGCAAGTTGTTGAGGGGTAGCATTACCACTTTGCAAAGGGTATGTAGAGGCAGTCATGACTTTCAAGCCACATTTAGTGGTAGTAATGTTCTCAGCATAGAGAAACCATAGGATCTTGCTCA encodes the following:
- the LOC114400598 gene encoding sugar transporter ERD6-like 7, coding for MAIKEDVEEGMQKGVREPLVVRASKGHPWMVYFTTFVAVCGSYEFGACAGYSSPTQDAIRKDFSLSLAEYSLFGSILTFGAMVGAITSGPIADFIGRKGAMRVSSAFCVAGWLVIYFAEGPVYLDIGRLSTGYGMGVFSYVVPVFVAEIAPKELRGTLTTLNQFMITAAVSVSFTIGNVFSWRVLAIIGLIPTAVLLLGLFFIPESPRWLAKRGREKDFVAALQILRGNDADISEEAEEIQDYITTLERLPKSRLLELFHRRYLRSVTIGIGLMVCQQFGGINGICFYTSSIFELAGFSPTIGTITYACLQIVITGLGAALIDKAGRKPLLLLSGSGLVAGCTFVAVAFYLKVHEVGVEAVPALAVTGILVYIGSFSIGMGAIPWVVMSEIFPVNIKGLAGSVATLVNWFGAWLCSYTFNFFMSWSSYGTFILYAAINALAILFIIVAVPETKGKSLEQLQADINS